GTTTGATTAGGTTTTTCAGGGAGCGAATTaatcatttataatttaattgttaaattatGACTCCATCTATTTTCCAGGGCAGCAGTATTTTATATACAGTCTGTTGTTGAACCCTGTGAATTCCCCCTGTGTAACACCTCTCCTCCAATTTGTCACCTTCTCTCCTCTCACCCCACCCTACTGCAGACCCTCATTGCCTCACACCTGAACTACTGCAATGGCTGCTGGGGGCTCTgctgcttcaagtctctctcaCTTCAGTTCATTCTCCACTCagttactaaagtgatttttctaaagtataagTCCAACCACCTCAcccccttactcaataaactccaatggctctcCATCACCCCCAGAAGCAAATACAAATGCTgtctggcattcaaagtccttcaccacctagctgcacccctaCCTTTGCAGTTTTCTAATACCTTTTCCTTCATCCCCACCCTGACACATCCAGGAATGCTCCTCCTGCTCATCTCTCCTGCCTTCTAATGGTGCTTTCTTCCTCTGTTCTCAtgtctttcttctcttgtttATTTCCTATTGATCCCATAATAtcttatttgtttgtatgttgtctcaaGACAACATGGGGAAGCTCCCTATGACAGGACATGTACTTCCTGCTCCCTCCACACAGATGGCCCAGGTACTGAGTGCTACAGGCTTCAAGTACCCATGGAGTGGTCTCTCAACCAGGTGAACTCAATATggctcaatttctttatctgtttctcTTAGGTTTCAACTCTCTCCAAACCATTTGCTGTTGGTAATTTCAATCTAAAAGTCATTCTCtttggcaaaggaaaaaaaaaccaagatagaGTCATAAAACTGTGTCTTGCCTTGTCCACCTCGAGAACCAGTCCTCATCACTTTTCCCAACAGACTCTTCTATGTATTGAGGAGTTGGAACACTCAAGGAATGGAATCATAAGGGTCATCTCCgggaaagaatgaaacaatcaaCATATTGCCTGGTGATCCAGTGGCTCAATAAAAGGAAGTCACCCATCATCGATCctcatttcccttcctctctccagaTCATGTCAGAACTGTTGAATAGTATATGCAGATAGGTGGGAGGGAAAAGTGGAGAGGTTGATGCTTTTCCCCTTGACCCCAGGAGAAATGTCATCCTCAGAGCAAAGAGCAACACAAGTCCAAGTGTGAGCTTGAACCTGGTTTGGGGACCCTGGACACTATATGTTCCATTTCTTTCCTGAATAGAGGTGACCAGATTTCAATCCTGAAATGGCTCTATCCAACTGCACTGGAAGCATCCTAATGAGTTCAAGGAAGTCAAAGATCCTAGGTCCTTTGGCCAGTTGGGAGATTCTTCATCGGAGAGGGTGACCAATGATGGGGTGAAACTCAATTGCTTTTCTGGCTTGTAAGAATACACTGCCCAGGACACAGCATAGGCAAGGGGAATATGACattataatttgtcatttccaaCTGCTTTGTGTCTTCAACCTCCCAGGGAAGTAGAACAGTTCTTATATTACAGAATCCTGTTTTGAGTCTGGATTTATGTGCTCGGAAGGCTGTTTTTAGTGTTCTTTTGGTAtggaggaaataaatagctgtccCATACCAGATTCATATTAACATTCAGGATGTGTCTGTGCTCCTTCCCTTTTAAGGAAGATCCTAGACAGGAATCAAAGTTAAGCTTGAAGTAGTTTTCTTGAGGGATACCACCAGTATGGGAAAAGGAGACTAGTCCCTCTCTTTAGAGGACCAGGCTCTGCTAGGAATGAATGTGATCACCACTGGCAGGGCTCCAAAGCAGAAGATAAAACTCCAGCCTTATGGGGCCTGAAACAACAactgttttctttccatttgcttCCTCAATGGCTTCAGTTCCATCGAAGCTTGTTACTCTTTGTGCAGATCTTTGCCATCTTCTTATGATCATCCTCTGTCACCAGCTCATTCTCATCCCCAGTTCAGGTCTTCTAAAAATCTGAATTGCTCTGCAAACTTCCTGTGCATACACACCAGCTTTGTAGagtttctcctttttccttcttggtAAAATGGCTTTCCTTTAGGACCTTTCCTTTAAAAGTCCTGGGTTTGTAGATTCCCATTCTTGAGTTTTTTCTATTCCTAATGGTTTCACTTTACCTCTTCAATTTTAGCTCACTGGATTCTCTGTTTCCTTCTTCTAAGCCCTAGGAAATTTCCAGAGAACGAGGCAGACTATGCCaggtttttctctcttctctatccCTTCCCACCAGATTTCCCATCCTTCCATCCTAGCCACCAGTTCCTCCTTATTAGAAGGAtccagaaccaggaaaaaatttCCCCTATGTCAAAGGAAACAATGACTTATTGGTCTTTCTGCTCTAGGCAGCTCTCCAAGGTGGTGCCCCACAGATATAGCATCAGGATAGAGATAACATTCTGTACTTTGGTTCAAGAAACTATTTGCTCAATGCATGATGGGAAGCTAAGACCAGAGTTTATTTCTAGCTCCCCTATCTAGTAAGATGTTAGAGCCAGACCCTAAAGATAGGACTCTAGCATCTAGACTGGTAATCAGCAGGCCCAGCTATGTGCCCTGAACCTTGGCTTCTTCATCTATAGCACAGGGGTAATATTTTATCTCATTGATATTTTGTTGTGAGCTGTGATCGTATATTTGAATTGAAGGAAGACAGGAGACTTGCCTAGTTTAATTAATGATGTTAAAAACAAACCTGTCAAGGAGGACCTGATCTGGCCACCTATACCTTTTGTCATTTTGAAGTCTAACCTGCTATGCCAGGTCTCCAGACTGAAGAACCCCAGAGGTGGTGAGGAAGGCTAAGCAGCCCCCATCCCCGGAAGATAGCCACATCAGGCCCTTGCAGAGTCACTTAAGTCAGTTCCCCTCCTGTCCCTGGGACTAGGCCCAAATCAGACTCAGATTGCTCTGGAAGAAAGAATTATGAGATTTTCTCAGTAAACCCCACTTTGTCTCATGGAGATGCCAGAGTTGCCACGTTAGCCGATGACCTAGCAAGATTAGTGGCATTCTAACTTGTGGTCGAGACTCACAGCAGGCCATCCTAGAGTACAAGATTGCTCCAGTATATGCAACAAAGAGAAATGCCAAGACAGTGGAAGGAAGAGGGCAGGCTGGAGAAGAAGAGCAAAGAGCAAGAGGGAATGAACATTTATCAGGCACCTGCTGGGTGCCAGGATCTTCCCCATAGCCCCAGGAAATAGGGTGGAAGATGGAGGATGACTCCCATTGTACAGCTGAAGAAGCAGGGGTAGACAGCAGTGAAGGGACTCACCCAGCAGTTgaagcagcatttgaacccagatctctctgACATCATGCCTCTAAGATGTCTCTAAGAAGAAATGGGAGGATAAGGTGAGGGCACTGCTTCCACAAGCACATATCAACCCTTTTCATTCTAATGCTGAAGATccacataaaaggaaactgaaagggtGGGAGGGTAGGATAGGGACAAGGTGGAGAAAGACAGAGGCCTTGTGGAGAAGGCAGCAAGATACTCTCCAGAGGACCAAAGGCAAGCCAGGTGGCCCCCAGGGTGAGCTCTGAGTCCAAATCTCTGGCTCTAATTAGGAACAGAACCAGTTATCTACTTTCTCACAAACCCCCCACACCCACTCACACTTCCACACTCCCAGTGACACTAGAATTTGTATCCCTAGGACTGACTCAATTCATCCAGATATACCATAATCAGCCAAGTGGAACAATCAGGAGTAATGGCCAAGTCTCTGAGGCTAGCCCTGGAACGAGGCTCAGGACCTCATAGGCTACCTGGCCTCAACAATTGGACTCATGCTCAGAACCCTGGCCTCCACCTATtacccccccccaattccccTAACACCTGTCTTCTACCACCAAGATGCTGGCAGGCTGGACCCCCAACCCACAGAGCTCTCCATCTGCCTCACTGTCCTGGGATCCTGCCCAGGCTGAGGCCAGGCCTGTTCTAGGTCTGCTGAGCTGTCAGCTCATCTTTCCTGCCCCCCTTCCCTGCCCAGGAGTGCTTTGGCCAAACCACAGAATAATCCTATGTCACCAGAGCCttggggggaaggtaaggggtgGGCGGTTCTATCTGCATAAAGCCTAGGGAACAAGCTAACTGGAATTCCCAGTTCTGGACCCCAAGGAAGGTGAGGGAGCAGCTGGGTGTGCCATCCAGGGCTTACCAGCCCTCTTTGAACCATGAAAGGGTCCACGACTTTCCTGCTTCTTCTCTCCTTTGCACTTTGTTGGTCTTTGGGTGAGTCTGCCTCCCATGttaagggagaagggggaagaatgAGGGGCAGCAGAGCTGGGGGCACTGAGCCAGAGGGAATCTATGTGGCCCAGGTCCCCTGGATCACAATCAGCAGGAGAAGGGGCTGGTTTTCCaggccccccacacacacacaagggtCACCAAGGGGCTTCAAACCATCCAAAGAGTAGGGTCTGGCATAGAAATCTCCTAGATCCAAGGAAACCTCTTGCTATGTTCCCCTTCCATATCTTCCTGAGCTCCAGGGACAGCTTCGGACAAtgaatttttcttggagtttctCCAGACGCTGCTGGCTGGGTCCCTGGAAGACCTCTATGAGGGGCCGTTAGCCAGCTACGACCTCAAGCCTGATGCCAAAGCCGCCATGGCTGAACTCAAATCATGTATTGATAACCTAGCTCCCATGCATAAGGCTGAACTGGTCAAGCTGCTGGTATGTGcccactcccccacccctcacccaTGCTCCTCAATACCCTAGGCCCCAGGCCCCAGAATTCCTGCCTCTGTGGCTCCCAGTCTCCCAAGCCCCCAACCCAGGTCAAGAGCTCACCACTGTCATCTTTGACCAATTGTCTTGATCTCAGTTTGTCCATCTGTAAGAATGGTGGGGATGAGGTTCTCAGTGACTCTCCCAGGGCCCTACCATGGCAAGTTTGGGTGGGCTTTTCAAATTAGGAAGCATCTCCCCAACCTCCACATCTGTATTTTAGGTGGTTGTATTGGACAGTCGTGGGGATGATGCCTAGGAGAGGTTGAGAAGACCAAGCCAGCATTGAAAGAAAAATCTCTGGCCTGCCCTTCCTGCCCTCCCTCTGACCCTGTCCTCCTTGCTGTTCCCTCTTCCTGTCCTCACCAGACCCTCTTGCCTTTGTCCTAATGTCCCTGGGCTATCACAGTCCACTTCTATCCCTCTCCAGATCACTTTGTCAATAAAGTCTCAGTGGGCTATTTTTGGCTTGTGTGCCCTCTGTCCAACCTAGCTGTGGAACCCAGGGATTTGGGTTGGAGAGAGAAGGGTGGGACCCATTGTTCTTGGCTTGCCCAAGAATCTCTCGAGtccaaggagaagaaaatggagaggaaggGGCAGAGGCCTCCTCCTACCCTCTAAGGCATCTACACTGAGGTTTTACCCACCCCCCCAGTTCATTAGCTTCAAAACTCTAAGGTACACAGACAGTAAGATCCAACTGGTCAGAGGGGCATTGTATGCAGAAATGGGCACTGTCCCAGAAGAGTCCTGTGCCAGCTGCTCTTTCTATGTTCAGGTGAAATTAAGGGATGATGAAGGGAAAGAGGGGTTTGGGGAAGAGTCAGGATCTTGGATCCAAGGGCCTGGTGACCCAAGAGAGGAATTCTGGAGGTCAGATTCCTGGAACATCTCCAAGCTCTCTTTTTATACAAATCACATCACACTCAGAGCCCCAAGTACACAAGGGCTCCCTGAGCTGTCTCACCCTCCCCTCCATTCCACCTTCCCTGAAAACAGGAGAACCCTCCTCCTTTGAAAAGAAATGTTTGCCAGTAGAATGGACAAGTGCCCTCCTCTGAGGATGAGTGGGGGTGAAGAGGGGGCAGCTGACAATCCCAGGAAGAGACAATTCCCAGAAGGATGAGGAAGAAAGGTTTGAAAGTTCGAAGGAGCAGTTGGAGAGTCTGGATGCAACCAGAATCCCTGGAGAACAGAGGCACCCCTGGATTCTGCCTGGGATCTAGAATGAATCTTCAGGCAAGATAGGAGGTAGTCCCTAAACTAGGCCTCCCTGGTCACTCACTGTCCTGGGCAGAGAGACTTGTTCCTTGCTGGCTCTCCTgacctggaaggaaggaaggaatagagggagggaagggagagagggaggaaggaatgggggtggggttggTCTGGACAGGGCTTAGAAATAGAAGTGAGAACATTTGTCCAAGATATAGTGTGGGGTCAGCACCCAGTTGACCAAAGTCCATAGTCCAAGGGGCAGCTGCAGCTGCAAAAGGAAGGACCAAGATGCCAGTGAAGGCTGCACAGACTAGCTTACAAACCAAAGACAAGGTTTGGAAGAGGCCAGAGCTCTGCCCGGTGGCTGCCATCTTCCCACCACTCAAGCTTTGAGCTCTGGCTCCTTTTTCTCCCTTGCACTACCAGAATCTTTTCTGGATAGTCACTCTTTGTCCCCAAAAACCATTGGGACCTAGGCTGAGTTGGCTGGGCCGGAGTGGGTCAGGCTGGGTTAGGCGGGCCTTGACTGATCTTGACTGGTCTGAGCTGGACTGGGCTAGGCTTAATCCTTGTCTTGGGCCCAGACAGGTGAGACCCAGTCCCCACTTGGCACAATGACTAGTGGAGAAGAGGTCTCCTCTCTTCTTGATGCAGAGGAACCATGGGCCCAGAGAAATAATGCACTCTTCTGTTTATAGATTGGAAACTAATGTTGAtaattttttctgttctattaatgTTTCTTCTTGGCTTTTGTAAAACCGATTTTTGGCAACAACATTCCCTATGTCCTAGTGAATTCTAAGCCACTCTGAATGACCTTAGCCACATGTTCATCTATGGGGCAGGCTACTCATGCTTGCATGGTAAATGTTACCTTAAGCCAGCTAGTAGCCCCTCCTATACCAGGCATGAAACCCTCCCCCAAATGGTGCCTTTCCCACTGATCCTAGAGGGGCAATTAAGGGAAGCTTGCCTCACTCTGGTCTACCAGGTTTAAACTCCTGAGCATTATTCTCCAAGAATGTTTAACCCTCTAGCAGATGATTGACTAGCTTtttctatcatttctcttttatttgtataCTGTAATTTTCCTAATAAgtttgcttttctctcttttttaaaccTGCACTCCATGGACAGAAGGTCTGCGAGTTCTTCACCAATATGAACCCAGAACCCACCCACcccctccactccccccccccccccccccgctgacATCATTCTGAAGAAGCCGGCTGGCCTGGGTGAACCTGGCCGGGGTGAACCTGGCCCCGGGGAAAGGTAAGCTCTATTTCTGTCCATACTCTCCTTAGACTCTATTCCCCACTTCTGCTTCCTTCTCTCCCAGGGCTGACTCCTTGCAGCTGGGGAAGGGTAAGAAGATAGCAGAGGGAGGCTGGCCCTGAAGACCCCAGGCACATGGGTAGCAGGGAGAgtaggggggaaggggaggaactCTCCCCAGGAAGTTATTGTCCCTCTCACACAAAGTTGGGTTCTAGAACTCTAAAGCATCACCTAGCGCTTACATTGTTGGGAGGTCCCCAGGGGACCGAGAGGGAGGGGGCTAGATGTCCCAGTTGGTGGATACTGGAGGGGGAGCTGAGTGAGGAGACCTGGGTGTGGTTGCCCTGGATAAGATTTGAACTGCCTAATCCCTAACCTTCCCTGGGACCAGAAAGGTGAGGTCCAGCTGGAGAAGAGATCTCTCCCCAGCTAGAAAGGCTCAGGGTCTTCTGAGGAGGCATAGAGTCAGTCATCAGGAGCAGGGGCAGGGGGCAAGGACAACAGACCACGAGCTGGGAGAGGTCCAACTCCTGCACTCTTGGGTGGTCCCACATATGACCATCTTACCTCCTGGTCCTGGTTCATCCTGGTTCAGGAGGGTTGATCTGGCGTATAGTTGAGGTGGGGTAGGTAGGCTCCCTTCTGAGCCTGTTATGAACACCCCCTACCCTGCAGTTCTGGGGCTCTACAGTCCTTTAGGAGTGGGATTGAGGTGCCAAAGGTCCAGGCACTAGACTACCACAGTTGTAGGGGAGCAGAGACTCACCCACCCCACAGCCCACTCAAGTGTGAGGAATGCACCCAGAACTGGCACTAGGCAGGCACCCTCTGCCACCACTCCTTGGGTGGTAGAGGGAGCTGACAGCTCCCCGCAGAGAGGGTTTCTCAGTCCCTAATCAGCATCATTCCCTTCCCTCCACAGTGTGCACTGACTCCCAACTTCCCCACTTCTAAGTCTGCTTGCCCTTCTTTTCATTTATACCATAAGGAGGCCAATAAGTGACCTGCATCACAGATCACCCTGCCCTCTGCCCTCCACATCCAATCTGCCATAAGCACCCTTGTCTCCTTTGGGGGGCAAGCCCTCCTTGTCTCCTGCCTCCTGCCTGGACTGCTGTctctataatataattaatataacatGTCAGATAGCTTTAGGCTGTGACTGGCcgacctgcctcagtttctcccgaGTCTGGCAAATGGGATTGTGCTATCTCCTGCTTAGTTAATTCTAGGGCCTCCCCATTGCTTCCAGACACACATTAGGTCATCATTTTCCTTCTGGAAATGTCCAGGGCATTTTTAGAGTTATTCATGACTCTGAGGCCGCTCTCTCCTTACTCCCCATCTATGGGACTGGCTAACTATgctctgctctcttctctcagAAACTCTACAGAGGACACCATGGCTGAAGATATATGGGTGGGCTCCTGGCGGCCCCACCACCCTCGGGGGCCCATCATGGCCCTGTACACCAGCCCAGGCCCCAAGTACATGATCCCAGGAACCACAGGTACCTTCAGGCAGgctaagtgggggggggggggagctgagAGAGAGGAAAAGCTGCAGGCTGCAAACATGGAACCCcaggtggggaggagagaggggtgCTATCAGATGGCTGGAGTAAGGGTCCTGGGCAGGCAATTGCATCCCCATGAAAAAAGAGTACAAATTTCCTAGGCTTCAATCCTTCCAGCCTCTAAGGGATCCCCCTCTCAGGCTCCTCTGGTATTTAGGATTTCAGAGTTCCCCACTCCCCGCCAACCCCAGCTTTGCTGAGCTAGGACAGTCAGAGGAGGACTTTGGCAGTGGGACCCTAGGGCTGCCTGGGTGCAAAGGAGAATGAGAGCAACACTTTCTGCCTCCGCACCCCAACTTTCAGGTTTTGTGAAGCACACCCCAACCAAGCTAAGGGCCCCAGCCTACAGCTTCCGTGGGGCCCCCATGGTCCTGGCAGAGAACTACTCACCAGGGCCTCGCTACAGTGTGAATCCTAAGATGCTCCGAACAGGCAAGGACTTGGGTCCTGCTTACTCTATCTTGGGGCGCTACCAGACCAAGACCATCATGACCCCAGGACCTGGTGAGTGGTCAATGCTTCAATTAGTTCCCTTTTTCTgcctcttcttcccccccccaccttcctgGTGTCCTGCCTCCATctcagagtcagaagatctgaggtcaaatgaTGGCTCTGACCTTCACTCCCCTAATTTCCTGGCACCCCTTATTTTACGATCTGCACAGTGCTCCGTGGTGCCAGAGGaaggtgctacataaatgtttttCATCTTCTTCTCTCACAGGAGAATACTCTCCAGAGAAATCCATCAAATATGTGTTCAACTCAGCGCCCAGTCACTCCATCTCTGCCAGGACCAAGTCCTTCCGTGTGGACAGCACCCCAGGTCTGCACCAGGGCCCAGAGGAAGGGACCCTGAAAACAGAGGagcagagaggaggaagggggaaaagaggagacagggatgaagaggggagggagatggagagaagagaggaaggagacaagggagaaaggagaaggggagaaaagaaggagaaaggaagggtggggaaggagacagacagaggagagctagcatttatatagagcttggAGGACTAGAAAGGGGCTTTACAAATGGTGGGTTTATACCCACAACAAGTGGGTGCagttattaatcccattttataaaagatgaggcaaacagaaatgaagagagaCATGGTTAAtctgtgtctgaggccaaatttgaacaagggtcctcctgacttcagttccTGTTCTCTTATCTACTTTATCACCTCCCTTCAATagacacagagagatacagacagagatGAGCCTGGGACCCGGCCTCCTTGGAGGTGGCAGAAAGGCCTggagaaaggggtgggggaaagggagaggccGGTATCAAGGTCCTGTGCTGTGCTGGACCCTTCAAATAACCCAGAAAACACTAGTCAAGCTTGAGACCTCCCTAGAGGGGGAGGACAGGAAACAAGGCCCTAGAAGTTAGAGTAGAAAGT
The Macrotis lagotis isolate mMagLag1 chromosome 3, bilby.v1.9.chrom.fasta, whole genome shotgun sequence genome window above contains:
- the SCGB1C1 gene encoding secretoglobin family 1C member 1 isoform X2, which gives rise to MKGSTTFLLLLSFALCWSLGTASDNEFFLEFLQTLLAGSLEDLYEGPLASYDLKPDAKAAMAELKSCIDNLAPMHKAELVKLLVVVLDSRGDDA
- the SCGB1C1 gene encoding secretoglobin family 1C member 1 isoform X1 — encoded protein: MKGSTTFLLLLSFALCWSLAPGTASDNEFFLEFLQTLLAGSLEDLYEGPLASYDLKPDAKAAMAELKSCIDNLAPMHKAELVKLLVVVLDSRGDDA
- the CIMAP1A gene encoding ciliary microtubule associated protein 1A, producing the protein MAEDIWVGSWRPHHPRGPIMALYTSPGPKYMIPGTTGFVKHTPTKLRAPAYSFRGAPMVLAENYSPGPRYSVNPKMLRTGKDLGPAYSILGRYQTKTIMTPGPGEYSPEKSIKYVFNSAPSHSISARTKSFRVDSTPGPAAYMLPMVMGPHTVGKVSQPSFSIKGRSKLGGFSQDLHKTPGPAAYRQTDIQVVKYRAPQYTIAARIEAVGDKTIKPGPGAHSPEKVTMNKPTAPLLSFGIKHSDYMTPLILDVE